The region AGTACCAGGAGCAGCAGGGCGTATTAAAACACTTGCGGCGCCATCCCTCCCGTTAGAAAGAGTTGGGATTGAACTATTTGGAGTCAAAGGAACTCTTACAAGATTCTTTTTACCATCAGCTACACCCTTTCTTACTGCTCCAATGACATCTCCTGCCTTGCCTACACCTACACCTACCTGACCTTTTTCATTACCAACTACAACTATTGCCCTAAAACTCATTTTCTTACCACCTTTAACAGTCTTTGAGACTCTTCGGATCTGAATAACTCTCTCTTGCCATTCTGAATCTCTATCCTGATTCCTTCTATCAGAACGACGCCCTCGTCGCTCTCCTCCGCGGCTATTGCCTCTTTTTTGCTCCTGTTGTTGGCCTTCAGCAGCAGCGGGCACAGGAGACGAGGAATTCTCTTTTGATTTGCTCTTTGCTTTAGTTTCAGTCATTTTAAAAAGGAGGAATTCAGAATGTAAGGCCAGCTTGACGAGCAGCTTCAGCTAGAGCTTTAACCCTGCCATGATAAAGACTGCCACCACGATCAAAAACAACTTGCTTAATACCTTTACCAAGAGCTCGTTTTGCAAGCATTTCACCTACAGCCGTAGAAGCAGCACAAGTACTTGCATTAACTTTACTATTTGAGAGAAACTCCTTTTCAAGAGTTGAAGCTGCGCAAAGAGTATTTTGAGCTACATCATCAATAACTTGAGCATAAATATGATTATTTGATCTGAAAACAGCAAGACGAGGCCTCTGATCTGTTCCACTTAAGTTACGACGAAGTCGTTTGTGCCGTTTTTGAGTTTTTTGTTTTCTAGAGAGAGTTGACATAATTAAAAAAGAGTATTTTTAGTTGAAGAAAATT is a window of Prochlorococcus marinus subsp. marinus str. CCMP1375 DNA encoding:
- the rpsE gene encoding 30S ribosomal protein S5, producing the protein MTETKAKSKSKENSSSPVPAAAEGQQQEQKRGNSRGGERRGRRSDRRNQDRDSEWQERVIQIRRVSKTVKGGKKMSFRAIVVVGNEKGQVGVGVGKAGDVIGAVRKGVADGKKNLVRVPLTPNSSIPTLSNGRDGAASVLIRPAAPGTGVIAGGSIRTVLELAGIKNVLAKRLGSKTPLNNARAAMVALSLLRTHKATAKERGISLEQIYS
- the rplR gene encoding 50S ribosomal protein L18; amino-acid sequence: MSTLSRKQKTQKRHKRLRRNLSGTDQRPRLAVFRSNNHIYAQVIDDVAQNTLCAASTLEKEFLSNSKVNASTCAASTAVGEMLAKRALGKGIKQVVFDRGGSLYHGRVKALAEAARQAGLTF